One Staphylococcus simiae genomic region harbors:
- a CDS encoding SWIM zinc finger family protein, translated as MGILDVASYRSVVRGFNYFNEDCVITLKRLADYQFDADVKGSHNKIYRIHLDADHPRKSNCNCPHANGRRVVCKHIVATFFSSFPSEAQAYQQKIDAEIEDYEEREDLWINDLKEQVNNMSEQEVRQAYLTSLIEQREMAHLYGLEEEFDDF; from the coding sequence ATGGGGATTTTAGATGTGGCAAGCTATCGTTCAGTGGTAAGAGGTTTTAATTATTTTAACGAAGACTGTGTTATTACGCTCAAAAGACTAGCTGATTATCAATTCGATGCTGATGTCAAAGGTAGTCATAATAAAATTTATCGAATTCATTTAGATGCTGATCATCCCAGAAAATCAAATTGCAATTGTCCGCACGCTAATGGTAGACGCGTTGTTTGTAAACATATTGTCGCAACATTTTTTAGTTCCTTTCCAAGTGAAGCTCAAGCTTACCAGCAGAAAATAGATGCAGAAATTGAGGATTACGAAGAAAGGGAAGATCTATGGATTAATGATTTGAAAGAACAAGTCAATAATATGTCGGAACAAGAAGTTAGACAAGCATATTTAACTTCATTAATTGAACAACGAGAAATGGCACATTTATATGGATTAGAGGAAGAATTTGATGATTTTTAG
- the nikB gene encoding nickel ABC transporter permease has product MTLIKALIKRLLQMIVVLFIISLLTFTLMKLSPGNPVDKILHLDVAQVSSEQIKATEDKLGLNDSIFSQWWHWFNQILHLDLGTSYETNEPVTDAIVNYAPPTLLISLLTLVLSLIISIPLGVIAAKTYHGKIDKIIRILTSLSVSLPSFFIGIMLIYIFNRLLHIDNGLFTQYILPIFTLSLGMCAYMIRLIRSNLLDLYQSPVVEASRLRGMTERYILLHDLLKPTLLPIIPLLAISLGSLIGGTVVIENLFDIPGLGYLLMDSIKSRDYPVIQGCVLFIGFFVVLINTLGDIVTIIVDPKQRLLQRQVSKTKSSLMESGDQSAL; this is encoded by the coding sequence ATGACACTTATCAAAGCATTAATAAAAAGGTTGCTTCAAATGATAGTGGTATTATTTATCATTTCATTGCTGACCTTTACCTTAATGAAATTATCACCAGGTAATCCTGTTGATAAAATATTACATTTAGACGTTGCTCAAGTATCTTCAGAACAAATTAAAGCTACTGAAGATAAACTCGGTTTGAATGATTCAATATTTTCTCAATGGTGGCATTGGTTTAATCAAATATTGCATTTGGATTTAGGTACAAGTTATGAAACAAATGAACCTGTTACAGATGCAATCGTTAATTACGCACCGCCAACATTATTGATATCATTGTTAACATTGGTATTGTCATTAATCATTTCAATACCTTTAGGGGTCATTGCTGCGAAGACATATCATGGTAAAATTGATAAAATCATTCGTATTTTGACATCTTTATCAGTTAGTTTGCCATCATTTTTTATTGGTATTATGTTAATTTACATATTTAACCGTCTATTACATATTGATAATGGTTTATTTACTCAATATATTTTACCAATATTCACCTTGTCTCTCGGTATGTGCGCTTATATGATACGTCTTATACGTTCGAATTTATTAGACTTGTATCAAAGTCCAGTTGTAGAAGCATCTAGATTACGAGGTATGACTGAACGTTACATATTATTGCACGATTTACTTAAACCAACATTACTTCCAATTATTCCATTATTAGCTATATCATTAGGTAGTTTAATTGGTGGTACTGTAGTCATTGAAAATTTATTTGATATACCTGGTCTTGGTTATTTATTAATGGATAGTATTAAATCAAGAGATTACCCAGTTATTCAAGGATGTGTATTGTTTATTGGATTTTTTGTGGTACTCATTAATACATTAGGTGATATAGTGACGATTATTGTTGACCCTAAACAACGACTATTACAACGACAAGTATCTAAAACAAAGTCATCTTTAATGGAAAGTGGGGATCAAAGTGCACTTTAA
- the nikC gene encoding nickel transporter permease — MKKQHIIYYLFAFYILLFIILQFVVNSDDAVKVNLAQTFEPISWHHLLGTDDYGRDLFTRVVVGARTTLFVTILTLIATVIIGVPLGLIAGYKKGWIESIILRLIDIGLSIPEFVIMIALASFFQPSIWNLVLAITVIKWMNYTRVTRSIVSSEVSKSYIQMAQLFKVPTIVILLKHLVPKIVPSIIVLMIVDFGKIILYISSLSFLGLGAQPPSPEWGAMLQLGRDFIASHPVMIIAPATVIAITILLFNLTGDALRDSLLTRRGDDHGSH; from the coding sequence ATAAAAAAACAACATATCATATATTATTTATTTGCTTTCTATATATTACTTTTCATCATTTTGCAATTTGTTGTTAATAGTGATGATGCAGTAAAAGTTAATTTAGCTCAGACTTTTGAACCTATAAGTTGGCATCATTTACTTGGTACAGATGATTATGGTCGCGATTTATTTACCAGAGTAGTTGTAGGAGCAAGAACGACTTTATTTGTCACTATTCTTACACTCATTGCTACGGTAATTATTGGAGTACCATTGGGTTTAATTGCTGGTTATAAAAAAGGATGGATTGAAAGTATAATATTAAGATTAATAGATATTGGGCTAAGTATTCCAGAATTTGTCATTATGATTGCGTTAGCTAGTTTCTTTCAACCAAGTATATGGAATTTAGTATTAGCAATAACAGTAATTAAATGGATGAATTATACACGCGTTACTCGTAGTATTGTTAGTAGTGAAGTTAGTAAATCATATATCCAAATGGCTCAACTATTTAAAGTTCCAACAATAGTTATTTTGCTAAAACATTTAGTCCCTAAAATCGTACCTTCAATTATTGTCTTAATGATTGTCGATTTTGGCAAAATTATATTATATATAAGTTCACTATCATTTTTAGGGTTAGGTGCTCAACCACCTTCACCAGAATGGGGGGCAATGCTACAATTGGGTCGAGATTTCATTGCATCTCATCCTGTAATGATTATTGCACCTGCTACAGTTATTGCTATAACCATTTTATTGTTTAACTTAACAGGAGATGCACTACGAGATAGTTTATTAACTAGAAGAGGTGATGATCATGGGTCTCATTGA
- a CDS encoding ABC transporter ATP-binding protein: MIDIKHLSFSYNKKQPILKDINLTIHDFEKVGILGESGSGKSTLANLILGLLQPVQGQLTCNSSNILPIFQHAYDSFNPDWTIYESLQEALKYYNNMKNDHDIEQSINHYISKLNLDAQLLQQLPFTLSGGQLQRFNVMRTLLAQPDILICDEITSNLDVIAEQNVIDILKQQDVMNVVNLIIISHDLSVLQRTVERIIVLKDGVIVDDFTTAQLFNSNRHPYTKELIATFN, encoded by the coding sequence ATGATTGACATTAAACACTTATCATTTAGTTATAATAAAAAGCAACCTATTTTAAAAGATATAAATTTAACAATTCATGATTTTGAAAAAGTAGGTATTTTAGGTGAAAGTGGTTCTGGTAAAAGTACTTTAGCTAATCTAATTTTGGGATTATTACAACCCGTTCAAGGTCAACTAACATGCAATAGTTCTAATATTTTACCAATATTTCAACATGCTTATGATAGTTTTAATCCAGATTGGACTATTTATGAATCATTACAGGAAGCTTTAAAATACTATAACAATATGAAGAACGACCATGATATAGAGCAAAGCATCAATCATTATATTTCAAAATTAAACTTAGATGCTCAATTATTACAGCAATTACCTTTCACGTTGAGCGGTGGGCAATTACAACGTTTTAATGTTATGAGAACTTTATTAGCACAGCCAGACATTTTAATTTGTGATGAAATCACATCTAATTTAGATGTCATAGCAGAACAAAATGTTATTGACATATTAAAACAACAAGATGTAATGAATGTAGTTAACCTCATTATTATTTCGCATGATTTATCTGTATTACAGCGCACAGTAGAACGTATCATAGTATTGAAAGATGGCGTTATTGTTGATGATTTTACAACGGCTCAATTATTTAACAGCAATCGACATCCATACACTAAAGAATTAATCGCTACATTTAATTAA
- a CDS encoding ATP-binding cassette domain-containing protein, translating to MGLIDIQNLRITSQDGQNIIDGIDLTIYPHKINALIGESGAGKSLTAKALLDFLPSNISCHYDQYLFESHPIKDIHSYFGRKIGYISQNYAQSFNDHTKLGKQLIAIYRTHFNVSKKAALAKVTEALTWVNLKDTSLLDRYSFQLSGGQLERIYIASVLMLDPQLIIADEPVASLDILNGYKVMELLEHVVRDHHNTLLIITHNMSHVLRYSDYINVLKDGHIIDQGSIEHFNSNHLNIYTQQLINYRTKLKRDSYD from the coding sequence ATGGGTCTCATTGATATACAAAATCTACGCATTACAAGCCAAGATGGTCAAAATATTATTGATGGTATCGACTTGACTATTTATCCACATAAGATTAACGCGTTGATAGGTGAAAGTGGGGCAGGTAAGAGTTTAACAGCTAAAGCATTATTAGACTTTTTACCTTCAAATATTAGCTGTCATTATGATCAGTATTTATTTGAAAGTCACCCAATAAAAGATATTCATAGTTATTTCGGTCGTAAAATAGGCTATATTTCACAAAATTATGCTCAAAGCTTTAATGATCATACTAAATTAGGGAAGCAATTAATAGCGATTTATCGTACGCATTTCAATGTGTCAAAGAAAGCTGCGTTAGCTAAAGTAACTGAGGCATTAACATGGGTAAATTTAAAGGATACTTCATTATTAGATAGATATAGTTTTCAGCTTTCAGGAGGTCAATTAGAGCGAATCTACATCGCTAGTGTACTCATGTTGGACCCACAATTAATCATTGCTGATGAACCTGTAGCATCGTTAGATATTTTAAATGGTTATAAAGTGATGGAATTGTTAGAACATGTCGTTCGTGATCATCATAATACATTATTAATTATTACACATAATATGAGTCACGTATTGAGATATAGTGATTATATCAATGTGTTAAAAGATGGTCATATCATAGATCAAGGCTCTATAGAACACTTTAATAGTAATCACTTAAACATATATACTCAACAACTTATTAATTATCGAACTAAATTAAAGAGGGATTCATATGATTGA